The following coding sequences are from one Pseudomonas oryzae window:
- the gcl gene encoding glyoxylate carboligase — protein MARMRAIEAAVLVMRREGVDTAFGVPGAAINPLYAALRKLGGIDHVLARHVEGASHMAEGYTRTKAGNIGVCIGTSGPAGTDMVTGLYSASADSIPILCITGQAPRARLHKEDFQAVDITSIVKPVTKWATTVLEPGQLPYAFQRAFQEMRSGRPGPVLIDLPFDVQMAEIEFDIDAYQPLPVQKPRASRLQAEKVLAMLDSAARPLIVAGGGIINADASDKLVEFAELTGIPVIPTLMGWGSIPDDHRLMAGMCGLQTSHRYGNANLLDSDLVLGIGNRWANRHTGSVEVYTEGRRFIHVDIEPTQIGRVFTPDLGIVSDAGAALEVFLEVAREWQAAGRLQHRSAWSEVCRERKRSLQRKTHFDAVPVKPQRVYEEMNEFFGKDTCYVSTIGLSQIAGAQLLHVYKPRHWINCGQAGPLGWTIPAALGVVKADPSRPVVALSGDYDFQFMIEELAVGAQFRLPYIHVLVNNSYLGLIRQSQRAFDMDYCVQLAFDNLNAPELDGYGVDHVAVVEGLGCKAIRVRDPNELHGAFARARQLMAEHRVPVVVEVILERVTNIAMGAEINAINEFEALALSRADAPTAALPLD, from the coding sequence ATGGCCAGAATGAGAGCAATCGAGGCCGCCGTGCTGGTGATGCGCCGCGAAGGGGTCGACACCGCCTTCGGCGTGCCCGGCGCCGCGATCAACCCGCTGTACGCCGCCCTGCGCAAACTCGGCGGCATCGACCACGTGCTGGCCCGCCACGTCGAGGGCGCCTCGCACATGGCCGAGGGCTACACCCGCACCAAGGCTGGCAACATCGGCGTGTGCATCGGCACCTCCGGCCCGGCCGGCACCGACATGGTCACCGGCCTGTACTCGGCCTCGGCCGACTCCATCCCGATCCTCTGCATCACCGGCCAGGCGCCGCGCGCCCGCCTGCACAAGGAGGACTTCCAGGCGGTCGACATCACCAGCATCGTCAAGCCGGTGACCAAGTGGGCGACCACCGTGCTGGAGCCAGGCCAGCTGCCCTACGCCTTCCAGCGCGCCTTCCAGGAGATGCGCAGCGGCCGCCCCGGCCCGGTGCTGATCGACCTGCCGTTCGACGTGCAGATGGCCGAGATCGAGTTCGACATCGACGCCTACCAGCCGCTGCCGGTGCAGAAGCCGCGCGCCAGCCGCCTGCAGGCGGAGAAGGTGCTGGCCATGCTGGACAGCGCCGCGCGCCCGCTGATCGTCGCCGGCGGCGGCATCATCAACGCCGACGCCTCGGACAAGCTGGTCGAGTTCGCCGAGCTGACCGGCATCCCGGTGATCCCGACCCTGATGGGCTGGGGCAGCATTCCCGACGACCACCGCCTGATGGCCGGCATGTGCGGCCTGCAGACCTCGCACCGCTACGGCAACGCCAACCTGCTGGACTCCGACCTGGTGCTCGGCATCGGCAACCGCTGGGCCAACCGCCACACCGGCTCGGTCGAGGTCTACACCGAGGGCCGCCGCTTCATCCACGTCGACATCGAGCCGACCCAGATCGGCCGGGTGTTCACCCCCGACCTCGGCATCGTCTCCGACGCCGGCGCGGCGCTGGAGGTGTTCCTCGAGGTAGCCCGCGAGTGGCAGGCCGCCGGCCGCCTGCAGCACCGCAGCGCCTGGAGCGAGGTGTGCCGCGAGCGCAAGCGCAGCCTGCAGCGCAAGACCCACTTCGACGCGGTGCCGGTCAAGCCGCAGCGGGTGTACGAGGAGATGAACGAGTTCTTCGGCAAGGACACCTGCTACGTCAGCACCATCGGCCTGTCGCAGATCGCCGGCGCGCAGTTACTCCACGTCTACAAGCCGCGCCACTGGATCAACTGCGGCCAGGCCGGCCCGCTGGGCTGGACCATCCCGGCGGCGCTCGGCGTGGTCAAGGCCGACCCGAGCCGCCCGGTGGTGGCGCTGTCGGGGGACTACGACTTCCAGTTCATGATCGAGGAGCTGGCGGTGGGCGCGCAGTTCCGCCTGCCCTACATCCACGTGCTGGTGAACAACTCCTACCTCGGCCTGATCCGCCAGTCGCAGCGCGCCTTCGACATGGACTACTGCGTGCAGCTGGCCTTCGACAACCTCAACGCGCCGGAGCTGGACGGCTATGGCGTCGACCACGTCGCGGTGGTCGAGGGCCTGGGCTGCAAGGCGATCCGCGTGCGAGATCCGAACGAGCTGCACGGCGCCTTCGCCCGCGCCCGCCAGCTGATGGCGGAGCACCGCGTGCCAGTGGTGGTCGAGGTGATCCTCGAACGGGTCACCAACATCGCCATGGGCGCCGAGATCAACGCCATCAACGAATTCGAGGCGCTGGCGCTGAGCCGCGCCGACGCACCGACGGCGGCCCTGCCGCTCGACTGA
- the hyi gene encoding hydroxypyruvate isomerase — protein MPRFAANLSMLFTEVDFLDRFAAAAEAGFTGVEYLFPYDYPAEELKARLDAHGLSQVLFNLPAGDWAGGERGIACHPQRVEEFRAGVEQAIAYARVLGNTQVNCLAGVRPAGYDDATVEQTLVANLRYAAARLGEAGITLVMEAINTRDIPGFYLHNTRQALAIREQVGSDNLLLQYDIYHMQVMEGDLARTLETNLAAIHHVQLADNPGRHEPGSGEINYRFLFAHLERIGYQGWIGCEYKPLTTTAAGLGWLAPFHKSIHNAI, from the coding sequence ATGCCCCGTTTTGCCGCCAACCTGTCGATGCTGTTCACCGAAGTGGACTTCCTCGACCGCTTCGCCGCCGCCGCCGAAGCCGGCTTCACCGGCGTCGAGTACCTGTTCCCCTACGACTACCCGGCCGAGGAGCTCAAGGCGCGCCTGGACGCCCACGGCCTGAGCCAGGTGCTGTTCAACCTGCCGGCCGGCGACTGGGCCGGCGGCGAGCGCGGCATCGCCTGCCACCCGCAGCGCGTCGAGGAGTTCCGTGCCGGCGTGGAGCAGGCCATCGCCTACGCCAGGGTACTCGGCAACACCCAGGTCAACTGCCTGGCCGGCGTGCGCCCGGCCGGCTACGACGACGCCACCGTCGAGCAGACCCTGGTCGCCAACCTCAGGTACGCCGCCGCGCGGCTGGGCGAGGCCGGTATCACCCTGGTGATGGAAGCGATCAACACCCGCGACATCCCCGGCTTCTACCTGCACAACACCCGCCAGGCGCTGGCCATCCGCGAGCAGGTCGGCAGTGACAACCTGCTGCTGCAGTACGACATCTACCACATGCAGGTCATGGAAGGAGACCTGGCGCGCACCCTCGAAACCAACCTCGCGGCGATCCACCACGTGCAGCTGGCCGACAACCCCGGCCGCCACGAGCCGGGCAGCGGCGAGATCAACTACCGCTTCCTGTTCGCGCACCTGGAGCGCATCGGCTACCAGGGCTGGATCGGCTGCGAATACAAGCCCCTCACCACCACCGCCGCCGGCCTCGGCTGGCTGGCTCCTTTTCACAAGAGCATCCACAACGCCATCTGA